TTCTTTTAATGGCGATGGAGGTTTGTCAAAGCTTTTGATGCCTACTTCTTGCTTCTCTTCTCAGGTGCCCTTTCCTCTTTActatctctatttttttttcccaaattTCTACTATCcctttttacttttctctcttttgcttCACTTCACGTGGGGTTcctccaaatctttccttcttgttcttcaaagTTGGTGTTCAATTTTAGGGAACACCCTTTAAACCAATCACACCCAATAGCCATGGATTGTGAAAGTTGTAAGCCTTCGTGCTTGGTTTACTGATTTTACTCTTCAAACAGTTCAATTCTTCATCTGGGCTTCAATTTTGGCTCCTCTCAAGTTATTTTCTCGTGCTAATTTTGGGAtgtttcttcattttgttcCCAAATTTCTCTTTGCAGCACTTCACCATTGATtttcctttgttctttttggctCTACCCCTTGTTGAAATGATGTCTTTTAACATCAGATTTTGGAGTTTTTCTCGTTGAAGATCacttatttgattatttgtttagatgtttgtatctaattaaatctttgatttaatttagttttgatttgatttagttttttatttatttttaccaggttttttctagatttttaggtacattttttaatatctttttatattcttatatATAGAGTCTTTCATAAtacaatcttctcatcaaccattcaatcaaTCGATCGGTGTACCTTGATCTAAGCTTGAACTAAGCTGCTCAATTTTAACCATGACTACCACTACAAATCAAAACAGAAAGGAGAAATTGCTTAACCAGGTAATTTGCTGCATAAGTTCTTCTATCTTGTTTCTTTTGCAAATTACTACTCTTTCAAGAATATGAGTGTTCATGTCAGGTTGTAACCTTGGAAAAGCAGTTGACATCATCAATCCTTTCAAAAGGGACATTGCATTCAGATGTCAAAGATCTATACCACAAAGTTTGTTCAATTTACGAGAGAATTTTCATGAGTGAACGCGAACAACTAGAGCTTCAAGATGTGGAATATTCTCTGTGGAAGCTTCATTACAAGCTCATCGACGAGTTTCGAAAAAGGATAAAGAGAAGCTCTGCAAATGCAGAGAGCCCAAAGTTGGGGACAACACAAAGTCCTAACAATCATGTTGCAGAATTTAGATTGTTTCTATTGGAAGCAACAAAATTCTACCAAAAACTGATATTGAAAATCAGAGAATATTGTGGGGTTCCAAAAGAAGGCTTGTTGTATAAAGCATTTGATGCCTCGAAAGGTATCGATccgaagaacaagaaaaagacatGTCGATTCTTGTGTCATCGTCTTTTGGTTTGCCTTGGGGATCTTGCTAGGTACATGGAACAACATGAAAAACCAGATGTTCATTCACATAAGTGGTTAGCTGCTGCTACTCATTATTTGGAAGCAACAATGGTTTGGCATGATAGTGGAAACCCCCATAATCAGGTAATCTTATAATCTCATATGACCTTTTCAACCATGATATCAGATACTATTACTTGTTTTACTCATCTGTTCATGTTTCTTTCCAGTTGGCTGTATTGGCAACATATGTTAACGATCAGTTTCTTGCTATGTATCATTGTGTGAGAAGTTCTGCAGCCAAAGAACCGTTTCCTGATGCTTGGGATAACCTTATTTTACTATTTGAAAGAGTAAGTAAGACTCATTTTGTACTCCATTTTACCTTTTGGGTCTAATCCTCTAGGCCTTCTACACATGTTTAACTAAGTGACCCTACAGAATAGGTCATCTCTTCTGCCTTCCCTCTCTAAGGATGGCCAGTTCGATTTCCTAAGACCGTCCGAGAAGTGCTGTTTCGAGATGAACTCACAAATCAAAGACGATCACGAATCTTTAGAGACACACTTTTTTCCTCTGCTCATCAGAACAttgggtttctttttcataaaatcCAGGTACGTTAGCCGCTCGAACTTTCGGTATGGATTTCACTGTTGCATTTGTAGCAGATTTGTCTTATGAACTCTTGTTTCATGCTTTACAGTTTGGAGGAATTCATAAGTACATTTTCATCCATGATGAGATGGCTGGATGAACTCTTGTCTTTAGATGATTCTGAGTTAAATGTTTCATTAGAGTCCTATAAGCTTTTGGATTCAGTGAGAACAGGTCCTTTCCGAGCCATTCAAATAGCTTCTGTATTCATCTTCATGGTACAGAATCTTTTTAGCAAAtttgatatgaatgatgagcACCAACTTGAGCTGACTCACTTGGCTTTGGTTGCTACCTTTATTGTCATGGGACGTCTAGTTGAGAGATGTTTGAAGGCGAGGCAATTGAATTCGTGCACTCTTTTACCCGCTGTGCTCGTCTTCGTCGAGTGGTTACCGAACGTTCTTGATGAAGTAGTAAGATATGGTTATGATGAAAAAAGTAGAAGCTCCATGGCTTACTTTTTTGGTGTTTATGTGAAGCTTTTAGAGAGACTGAGTATTAATACAACTGAGGCAGAGTGTTCTCTTGATGTCCCTCTGTGGGAAGACTATGAGTTAAGAGGCTTCACACCTTTAGCCTTTGCACACGAACCATTGGATTTCTCATCCCACTGGGAACACATGAACAACTTTGAATTGGGAGCAAAACACCGTGCTTACCGCATAATTGTTACTGCCACCAAAGTTTCTAATATGGCTAATGATTCTCCAAAGTGGATAGTTTATGATAGGACGTGGAAGGTATTTTACACACAAGAACAAGATGAACTGGAAGAGCCAACTCAGGATGTCTGTGAGAAAGATACTCTTCAATCTTTCCctgttgaagatgaagaagtcaTTCTTTTCGATCCGCTCATGAGGTATAATTCTGCACCAATCTCGATCGTAGGGAGCGACGAAGCTTCACCGAAAAGCAACGAGGCTGAGACAATATCTTCAGATGAGTGCTTGAGGCGTGCTACGTCGCTACTTATAGAACAGACACAGGGCCAGAGGGATCCCTTTACTTTTCATACAGATGCAGAAGTACATCAAATATCAGAAGCCTCCATATCTACAGGGCCCCCCTCACTTAGTGCCTGGGTGCTCAACAGGGGTTTTAGTATTAACACTGATAGAGAAAAAGGGACAAATGGTGGTTTGCAGCCCATTGATGAGTTAACTCCGGAGTTTATAAATGGTCGAACCGAGAATTGTGCTTCGAGTCCGAGCTGTGAATCTGGAAAATCGTATCgttttcctcctcctcctcctccctaTTCTGTCCCAGCACCATCAGCCCCTTGTTTACCTGATGATGCTGTTTGGTTTAATGGTACCAATGCTACAATCTCTGGTGGCCAAATCTGTAGGGACGTGGACCGAAATGATACTTTGTCAAATGGTTTTCGAGGTAATTGGGGTCCCCCTCATGCTACACATGAATATAGTCCCTTGATTACTGGTTTTACGAACATGTGTTCGTCCACGCATCGAATGAGTTCGTCTGAATGGCTTCGCCAATATAGGGAGAATCACAATCTGGATAGGGTGAGTAATCAAGTATTGGCAGTTCCCTGCAATGCCTCTAGAAATGATACTTCAAGGTATGACCATTTGTATCAAATAGGATATCAGTTGGCTTCTAATCCAACAATGAATATGGAGAGTCCATTTTTCCATCCAGCATTCCCTTCAGCTTACGGCGTAAATGACAACCAAAAACACATGCTCGGCCACGGTTACGCGTCGCCCCCGCCGCTTCTGCTGCACCTAAAAGATAAAGAATGGAAGCTCCAGAAAGATGCTGCTGCCTATATGGGGAATTGAGGACTTTGTCAGATTTTGATCATCATTCAACATTTGCTGTTTCCAGAAACCAGGAACATCAAAGAGTTTGGTTTTGTATATAGGCGTATAGAAAGTTGGAAAGAATTTCACCCCTTTGCAGTGAGTTAGTTTCAAGtgaatttgtatttatataattatctcACCTCAACATTGAACAAGATTGCTTCATGTCTGATGAGATATTGTATCCTTCTTCTGCATTTCATAGAACACACAGCTGAAGAATTCTCTGCCAAAATGTAAGGTGGGTATTGCATCAACCACCTTTGGGATGGTAATCGATGCCTTTATCCATTCAACTATACTCAAATTCGTTCATAgttcatatattataaatgtGATAGTTTGTTAATAGATCTTCTATGTCAGCATGTTCTTTTTCTCTGTCGTTGTTCTGTTTTCTTGAACTTTGTCAGCATGTTCGCGTTGCATAGTCATCCATAGCTCCTGGTTACTGGTCCACCTCGGCACACACTGGCCTCGAATTGACAATATGTCCTTGTAGTTTGCATGGCCTCGAGTGCGACATTGACAATATGTCCTTGTAGTTtgcatgagatctcacaattcatccttTGAGAGttcagtgtccttgctggtacacaattcaccccttagGATACCCTTTGTAACCGTCTAACCGTCTAAGTTAACAGATCAATCCTATCATCAAATTGGACAGCACCACAAATTGATGGGGAGTTATGTGGAGTCATAAATATTGTTGAGGGCACGTCGAGGCTCCAAATCCACCAAAAACGCTTCCCCTTAGCATGCGCCCTGAACTCCCAAAGTCAATACCTTCCCTTCACATCCACGCAACCAAATAGCTTACCAAATATATACCCACATACTCGTTTTGTGAGGTAAAGCCAGAAAATAATGCAAGGGGCTGCAGCTGCGTCCAATGAAGAAACCAAACCCACACTGATCCAACCAAACTGCCCTCGCTGCGACTCTTCCAACACCAAGTTTTGTTATTACAATAACTACAGCCTTTCACAGCCGCGTTACTTTTGCAAGTCTTGTCGAAGGTACTGGACTCATGGTGGCACTCTCCGTAACGTCCCCATTGGTGGCGGCTCTAGAAAGCCAAAGCGCCCCAAAACAATACCCTTTTCTTCCCCTTCTCCGGACACCCTCAATGCGCCGCCGTCTCTCGCCCTAGATGCTGGTGGACCTCTTTCCTATTCCGGTGCTGGGTATCACTCTACTTTCAATGAATCGTCTGTGGGGGCTTATGCATTTGGATTATCCCACAGCTTTGATCATGGTGATCATAATACGATGTGGACTACCATCAACAACTCCATCAATTCTTGCTCTGCAGGTAATTACGAAAATTTAAGCTTAGAAACTGAAAATGAATGCTGTAATTTGGTCCAAAATGATCATGATCATCTGCCTCCCTATGACCGCCccatttgatttcattttagactgcttcaaaaaaaatgttgttttgaCCTCGCATTTAATATCCATTACAAGGGAAGCTATTTGTTTCCATGTAATCCTGTTTATAATTTCAgttaaaatgaaacttttattAGTCCACTTATGGGCGCAAGCTTTCATTTTCGAAAAAACCTTGCatcaatagagatgtatttcttacttgtCAACTAAATATCATctcctaaattagtcaacgtctgcccaacaatcctcaacacatATTACAAATATGAGTAGGGAGAGAGAACCTTGTAGATGTATTCTTACCTGGGGACGTGGCCCAGCAATCCTCAACACATATAGTTACCGATATCATCAAGTAGGGATGGAGAAGCATTCTCCCTCTCTTGTTTTACtttctgtttatttttgcTGGGATCGAGTTAAGATTACCGGGATGGAGAAGCATTCTTCGTCTCTTATTTTACtttctgtttatttttgcTGGGATCGAGTTAAGATAACTGGGATGGAGAAGCATTCTCCGTCTCTTATTTTACTTTCGGTTTATTTTTACTTGATCGAGTTAAGATTACCATAGAGATTTCACatcttccaaatttttcttattgattttatatatttacttttttagaaaaatattctttttaaaaaattcaaatttaatggTCCTAAATGTTaaacatcaatttcaaaatttcaaaaatgtaaattagtTTAGTTTTTGCAGGTATATAATCTTCATCTCTTCCATTAGTAATTGTCTCATTCCAAATCGATATCTATAGGTTAAATGAACATCTAGATCAACGAtaattcttttcattattttgtcTCTTTGGTTAATAAGGCTAGCTCGTTGCATGCATGCACGTGTTTACTTTTTGTTTGGATCTTAAAGAAGAATGCACCGAGCCAAACCCACcaagaaaaaatggagagaaTTAGTGATAATttgattgaataaattaatatggtTTTACCAATCAAACAAAGTAGCTTACAGCATCTGATACCACGCTCATATCTCAATTGATATCATGACAATCCCCGTTGATGCATTGCAAACGTTGAATTTTAATCAACTTGTATATTATGATTAATGTATCAAGTTTTTGGGCGACAGAATCTTATCGTAAAAAATCAACTGGTTCgtcaatttcaaataaagtGGTGGGCATCATGGTTTCTGAGTAAGCCAGAATATTGTTGGGTCTGCCACCTCACATCCCTTTCAAAACAATCTTCATTGTTCTTAATAATTCAGAGTTTTGTCCATTCAAAATGACAAGAAATCAATTCtaaatttgttgtttcttGTCACCACTTTGAGGAGTGTCGCATAATTTCTGCAAATTGTTGATTGGGATTACtgtattttgagtttttttgcaagaaatttgaatgaatatgAAAGGGTTTCATTTTTGGATTTGATACTCACTCGCACACAAAAGTGGCTGAGAGTTGGCTGAAAAGGAGAACGGTTACGTTTGGCCTTGCTTGTGGAACAACTCTTTGTTTGACTTCCAAATCCCATTATGTTTACAAGATAGAGACCCTTCATGCACGCTTGCTTGCCTGCCTTGCTCGTTTTGCTGATTAGATAGAGATAATTTACACGTGTTGATTACTGATTACATTTGCCTTCACTTATGGTCAAGATGATGTGAAATTAGAGTTGTGAGAGAGATACAAGTGTCATGTTACTTAACAAGGTGGCAGGTTGCTGCACTTTAGATGGTAAGAGTTAAGTAACTAAAAGCATCACTATCTTACGTTCTAATCCAAATAGCATGGGACGTGTGGGATCATGTATGACTTAGTGAGATTCAACTTGCCAAACTAAATATCTTAaacggaagaaaaaaaatctaaaaaatactcttaaaatttgaatgaaaatggttaatactttattttaaaaatttcttgaactgagttttcaaaattttcaattaaaaatttgttagagattcttttaaacattttaccaacttcaaaaataactttaaatttaattaagaaatattattaatgttaaccaccatattttaaaaatattcatgaacttCAATAAGTAgcattcaaaagtttaaagataacCCGACATAggtgttaaaaaaatagttttagtTAATATATTGTTCctaaaaattctttaaatttttttctacaaaattaaagggtgttttttaaacataatactCGGGTATTTTCGAAAGAGTATTAGTGaagattttgaaagtttaagagtatttttgaaaaattaaacatttaaaagaatttttgaGATGATGTATTTAACACTGATTCGACAGGCCTGTTTTTGGGCCAAGTACAGAGTGATCCAGTTGAGAAAAGCCCATGTAGTCTCCCAACAAAAGggagtttattttgtttatttatttaatttaaaagggAATACAATGAATTAAGAATGAACTTCAATGACCATTTTGATTATttctagtttttattttattttattttatttttaaaatttcgtaacttttttttataaaaaatatatacgtTCTAAATACCTAAAGAAACAATGTAAAAGAATAGGCAAAATCAATCTCTTCCatgttttcaaacaaaaaGNaaaaaaaaaaaaaaaaaaaaaaaaaaaaaaaactttattctttgaaactaatttttaatccAGAAATTAATAACCTTTTGTATGAATTAATTAGGaaagttaataaaaatgattattattaagaataaTAGTAGAAttggtaaatatttgataaagaaaatgaatgaaggCAAGAATTTGAGATTTAGCATAGGATGAGGTGAATTTAAAGTGAGATTAATACAAATGTTTTGAAAGACCCAAATCTCCCCCCCGTCTCTATACCACCACACCATTATACCCAGCCCCCcaccaaataaacaaaactttaACCCAAGTGGAACATAACTTATACCAGCCCCCACTAAACCCTACCTCAAACACCCTATATTTACAACGCAACCAAATAAAACCCAACTtactgaaatttaaaaataataaaaaaaaaaaaaaagggaatgaTCTCTTGCATGGGAGATGATGACATTGAAAGTCAGGGATCCGAGGTTCCTCTCAGCGCAAAATCCATATGGGTAATGGAAAATGggaatgaaaaatgaaaaattctcCAACTTTTCgtggaaaaagtgaaaatttttcaatttggatCATATCCTTCTTGCTGCTGACATGAACACTCCGATCCCCAAGTTTGCTCCTTTATTTTGTACTTCACAACCAAACCAGACCCATTAAAGTTCACAACAagtagagaagaagaaaaaaatgaagaaattgtaAGATCTAGCGAAGAGATGAAGGTGgggtttaaattaaaattcatttccCCCCTAGATGAGAGAAGAAGTGATAGATGAAGCAAGATTTTCGGGATCGTGCCATGTTTGAGAGCTCCAATTACCGTAGAGTGGATTATGATCATTAGATTGGGTAGCAATTTCATCCGCTTGATTCTGCTGATCATCCCAATTTAGCCTCTTCATCCCATCTTCCAATTTCACATCTTTCACATTCAGCCCTAATTGATCTCCACCGTTGGATCCCATCACATGATCAACTTGTTGTTGATGATGGTGACCAAACGCTGGAGAAGCTAGGTTATTACCAAATAGATTCGGATCAGTGGATTTGAACCCAACACCATTGGTGAACTTGGAAGCAAGCAATGAAGAAATggaggttga
This genomic interval from Cucurbita pepo subsp. pepo cultivar mu-cu-16 chromosome LG20, ASM280686v2, whole genome shotgun sequence contains the following:
- the LOC111783169 gene encoding protein SMG7L-like; translated protein: MTTTTNQNRKEKLLNQVVTLEKQLTSSILSKGTLHSDVKDLYHKVCSIYERIFMSEREQLELQDVEYSLWKLHYKLIDEFRKRIKRSSANAESPKLGTTQSPNNHVAEFRLFLLEATKFYQKLILKIREYCGVPKEGLLYKAFDASKGIDPKNKKKTCRFLCHRLLVCLGDLARYMEQHEKPDVHSHKWLAAATHYLEATMVWHDSGNPHNQLAVLATYVNDQFLAMYHCVRSSAAKEPFPDAWDNLILLFERNRSSLLPSLSKDGQFDFLRPSEKCCFEMNSQIKDDHESLETHFFPLLIRTLGFFFIKSSLEEFISTFSSMMRWLDELLSLDDSELNVSLESYKLLDSVRTGPFRAIQIASVFIFMVQNLFSKFDMNDEHQLELTHLALVATFIVMGRLVERCLKARQLNSCTLLPAVLVFVEWLPNVLDEVVRYGYDEKSRSSMAYFFGVYVKLLERLSINTTEAECSLDVPLWEDYELRGFTPLAFAHEPLDFSSHWEHMNNFELGAKHRAYRIIVTATKVSNMANDSPKWIVYDRTWKVFYTQEQDELEEPTQDVCEKDTLQSFPVEDEEVILFDPLMRYNSAPISIVGSDEASPKSNEAETISSDECLRRATSLLIEQTQGQRDPFTFHTDAEVHQISEASISTGPPSLSAWVLNRGFSINTDREKGTNGGLQPIDELTPEFINGRTENCASSPSCESGKSYRFPPPPPPYSVPAPSAPCLPDDAVWFNGTNATISGGQICRDVDRNDTLSNGFRGNWGPPHATHEYSPLITGFTNMCSSTHRMSSSEWLRQYRENHNLDRVSNQVLAVPCNASRNDTSRYDHLYQIGYQLASNPTMNMESPFFHPAFPSAYGVNDNQKHMLGHGYASPPPLLLHLKDKEWKLQKDAAAYMGN
- the LOC111783525 gene encoding dof zinc finger protein 1-like produces the protein MQGAAAASNEETKPTLIQPNCPRCDSSNTKFCYYNNYSLSQPRYFCKSCRRYWTHGGTLRNVPIGGGSRKPKRPKTIPFSSPSPDTLNAPPSLALDAGGPLSYSGAGYHSTFNESSVGAYAFGLSHSFDHGDHNTMWTTINNSINSCSAESYRKKSTGSSISNKVVGIMVSE